DNA sequence from the Acetobacteroides hydrogenigenes genome:
TAACGTTACACCAATCCTCATACTTTTTTTAAAGTATAGACATAAATACCAGATGAATAAATGCTTAATGGTTTAGCAAATTAATGCTTATGGATGCATAGAAAAGTCTTTCAACCCACAATTAACTATTAACCTCTAATAGTAAGCAGCCATCATGTAGCGGTTAAAGATTGCTACTTATATTCGACGGTATTACAAATACCACTGAGCCTAGCGCGTTAAATTAAACTTCGCATAGTAGAGGGTATTCTTTTGCACGTTATGCTCGGAATAAGGTATGCCTAATCTCAATTAGGCATTTAGCCCGTATTACTTGCTGTCTGAATCACCGATTAATCGGATTACCCTGATTTCACGGATTACTTTACACCGTTATGGAGTAGCATTATGAAGAGATAGCATAGTATCTGCCACCAAACCTCTACAAAGACGCCAACTTCGCCAAACCTACCGCTTATACTATACGTCGTTCAATTAAAGTATCTACAGCGCCTTCAAAATCTTTACCCGTTCCTTTACGCCTTCCAGATGTTTTTCCTCGCTATAGGAAGGATCGCGGGTGTCTATGTAAAGCTGGCAGGGCAGCTGGCTGCATTTACCGCAATGCTCAAACTTCTTTTCATCCTTGCAGCAGCGGTATATTGGACAGCAGTCTAATTCCATATACGGAGCCCAAAACACTTTTCCTTTAATGGCATCACATCCATTGCAGGTTTTGCCATACTCGCCACAGGTAGTACAATCTACCCCACAGATACTAATTACTTTCATCGTGCTTTTATTTAATATGATAATAGGCTTGCTTTTTTCTCGCTAGGCGAAGGTAATTCCTTCGTTAATCATCCTATTACTTGTAGTTACATATAAAAAACAGCCATCTAAAACAAAAGCCTCAAATGAACTGCTTATTGCCTATCGAACATAACAAATATATCCATACGTTAAGTAATTTTTAGGAATATTTTCAGGTTTTACAGAGCACTTTGGGCTAGTAAACGGTATCAATAAGCATATTACGGAAATATTTCCTATACTTTGCTTGCGATTATCGTAAAATAATTATAGCTTACATACATCTTTCTTAGCTAATGTACTTTCATTATTAGCTGGAAGGGTAAATGGGCTTGAATAGTACCATCTAAACAGATGAATGTAGCTATCGTGATGCGAATGAAACCTAGAATACTATATGAACAGGATGCTCTAACCTCGAATATGCCATTTACATATGTCGAGGTACGTTCTTTATATGCTAAAGCACCATTTACATTTTTGCGAATGTATACTTCGCTCGTGATTGTTCTACTTCTACTTTTTGTACTGGCTCTTTTGCCATGCATTTCTCCTTTTACATTTTTTGGAATAGCACTTTTGGCACCATTTGCTCCATTTACACTTTTTGGAATGGTACTTTTTGCTACAAATGCGCTGCTTATACTTTTTGGATTGGTTGCTACACCCATATACGTCCTAGTTACACTTTTAGGAATGGCAATTTTCGATACAACTGTCCTATTTACTTTTTTTCGGAGGGTAGATTGGTGCTCAAAGATATGTTTTGGATGAAAGAAATGGTTACTGCTGAACGTCGAATAGGCATTCTATCGCGTATAGAGGGCAATAGCAGCCATCAACATCAACTAAAAACCAAAATAGCTAGCAAGTAATGGCCAAATTTCAAACTTTTCTACGGAGCTGCTTGCTCGATTCCCTAATGGGATATGCCCAGCAGCTGGATGTTATTCTAGTATCGGCCAAATTATCCGAGCTGCTCGAATCTAACACCTACCAAACGTTTCGGGTTACGCTAAATAAAATGGAGGAGGGCTATAAGCAGGTTCGGAAGAACCCCTACACCGATATGCTGAGCGAAATTGTACTACAAAGAAGCCGAACATTCAGGTCCATCTACCATGTTATACAGAGCTTCCTCTACTCCGATGATGACGCTGAAAGGGACGCTGCGCAAAAGTTGCTAGCGCTCTTTAACAAGTATAAAGCCGAGTTCGCAAAGAGTAGCTATAGTGGCGCAAGCGGCATGGTTTCGAGCTTTATTGAGGATGTAAAGCAGGAGGAGTACACCGATGCCGTGGCAACGTTGCTGCTAACGGCCAAGCTGCAGCAGCTGATAAGGAACCAGACCGAGTATGGGGAGGTGCTCTTAAAGAGCATCGCTAAAGATGCCGAGAGCAACAAAACTGTTTTCGCCTCCAGCATCCGCAAAAGGTTTATGATGGAGATGCGCGACGTGCTACTCTTTGTAGAGACAAGGGCCAAAGAGTCGCCCGACAGCGTTTGGAGCAAGCTGAATAAGCTAATCGCCATCCACAACACCAAGCTCGTGAAGAGTGAGGCGCTGCGGCAGGCAGCCCTCAAGAAGAAGCGGGAGAGTAAGAAGAATAAGGAGTAGCGCTACTCTTGCCATATAAGAAATAGCAATAGAGAAAAAGGGGGTGGATGCCCCCTCAGGGATTTCATTTTTACAAATTGTCACCGACTCCATTTCGAAGGTTATCCCCCGCTGGCGGGGGTTAGGGGGTGGATTTTCGGCTGCGTATAGTAATAATAACGTGAGTTCGATATAAAAAATGAATCCCAATATATGGTTAGCAAAGGTAAAATCAGCGCGACTCCCCTCCTTTTCAAGGAGGGGTCGGCGCAGCCGGGGGTGGTTGTAGTTGAAAAATCAGATAGTTTCTTACTATTTCGACTTAAACCACCCCGCCCTTCGGGCACCCCTCCTTAAAAAGGAGGGGAATACTCCCTTAGCAACCTTTGCTTTTACCATTACTTCTTACATCGAATTTACGTTAATAATAAGCATCGCATTTTTACCATAAACATGCATTTTCCACCCCCTGCCCCCGCCAGCGGGGGATATGCATTGCGTTGCTATATGCTAATCCCTTAACGTCTAACTCTTTTATGAAAGACGAAACTTTAAAAGCGTCATCCCTGAATACCCCCTTGTTTGGTTAACTAAAGAATCGCAATCAAAAAAGACATATCCATTAAAATTAAGTCACATCATAAAGGTTCTTTCAAAGAAAGCCTCCAACATTAGCCTAAAATCTGATGCGATTTACAGCCTCTGCTCTTTTGTTATTAGCCAAAAACCAGCTAATTTCCCATCCTATTAAAAAAACACAAAACACCTTAACAATGAGTGGCTTTTTTGGCAGCATATCTACGGACGATTGCGTGGCAGATGTATTCTACGGTACCGACTACCATTCGCACCTAGGAACGAAAAGGGCGGGGCTAGCCTTTTTATCGAAGCAAAAGGGATTTCAGAGGTCGATTCACAGCCTAGAGGATGGGTACTTCCGCAATAAGTTCGAGAACGACATTAAGAACTTCTCGGGGAATAGCGGAATTGGGGTAATCAGCGATACCGAGGCTCAACCCATTCTGGTTAGCTCGCACCTTGGGCGCTTTGCCGTTGCAACCGTTAGTAAAATTGTAAACATTGCCGAGCTAGAGGCCTACTTCCTCGACAAGCACCACACCTTTTCGGAAACAAGCCAGGGCGCAGTTAACGCCACCGAGCTGGTTGCCATGCTAATTGCCGAAGGAACCGATTTCCTTTCGGGGATTGAAAACGTATACAACAAGGTGAAGGGCTCTTGCTCGATGCTGGTACTAACCGACCAGGGTCTTCTTGCCGCTCGCGATAAGCTGGGCCGTACGCCTATTATTATTGGTAAGAAGGAGAACGGCTTCGGTGCGGCATTCGAGACCTGCGCCTTTTCGAACCTAGGCTACGAAATCGAGAAGTACGTAGGACCGGGTGAAGTTGTACGTATCACCGCCGATGGTTACGAGCAGCTGCGTAAGCCAAACGCTAAGATGCAGGTTTGCTCGTTCCTTTGGGTTTACTACGGATATCCACCATCATTCTACGAAGGAATAAATGTTGATGAAACAAGATACCGCTGTGGGGCTGCCCTTGCAAAGAATAATCCAGTAGAAGCCGACTTCGTTGCTGGCATTCCCGACTCGGGAATTGGTCATGCAATGGGATATAGCCATGCTACCGGAATTCCGTTGAAGCGTCCATACTCTAAGTATACGCCCACATGGCCACGCAGCTTTATGCCACAGAACCAGAACATGCGCGACCTAGTTGCCAAGATGAAGCTGATCCCCAACAAATCGGTTATCAGCGGCAAAAGGGGTATCTTCCTCGACGACTCCATTGTTCGCGGTACGCAGCTAAAGGATAACGTGGTAGACCTGCATGATGCAGGAATTAAGGAGGTAAACATGCGCATCGCCTGTCCTCCCCTAACCTACCCTTGCGAGTTCCTGAACTTCAGCAGCTCTCGCTCCAGCCTCGCCCTCGCTACTCACCGCGCTGTACGCGACCTCGAAAACCGCGAAGGCGTAGATATGAAGGAGTATTCCGACTGCAACAGCGAGAAGTATGCTGCCATGGTCGATAAGATTAGGGAGGAGCTTGGCCTAACCACCCTAACCTTCCAAAATCTCGACGACCTCGTAGAGGCAATCGGCCTTCCCAAGGAGAAACTCTGCACGCACTGTTGGGATGGATCGAGCTACTTCGAGTAGAAAAACCAACACGCCATATAAGAAGAATCCTGCCTATTGCAGGATTTTTTTTTGCCCTTTGACTTCTATTTCGAGACCATCGTAACCAGTGGATCAAAAATAATTTTTAAAATATTTCAAATAAAAACGTATCAAAACCCCCATTTTTTAGTATTGTTTTAATATTTTTAGTACAGTATACATCTAATCACTCGTATAGGCATGGCAAAGAATAAAAAAAAGAAAGCGAATGCGCAGCAGCATAAGCCGACTGCTAAGGATGTTTTCAAGAAGCAGGAGAATGAGTATCGGAAAGGGCTAACGGAATTTCTACAACGAATAAATCTGCTGGCCCCCTTTAACCGCCTTCCTAATAGTGTGGTCAACAGCATGATAAAGGTTCGAATATCCTCCGTAAGGATAGAACCATTGGGTAAAGACAAGCTTAGCAAAGAGGATTCAGGATACATGAAGAACTATCTTTCTTACGTTCTACAGCTGGATCACAAAACGCCCTACCCTAATGGTTCTGCTGTAACAAACAAAGAGTTTATCATTTACCTGATGACCTTACACCTCCACATCAGCTCGTATCTCGAGAAGATCAATGACGAGGAAGCAAGGAGGGCGTTTAGCGAAATGATCAGCTTTACGGAGGAGCAATGGGACAGCGTATTTAGCACGCTTCAGTACCACATAAACTTTTCGTCATCGTGGATGTCCAACCCCATCGATGGGTATGTCGAATACGAATCCTTTGAATTCGACGTCAAGAATAACGATAAAAAAACGATTTACGACTCGTGGTGCTCTCCAGTAGTTATCTACTACAAAACCATAGCGCCCAACCGAAAGCATGTGGTTATCGATGGAAAAAAAAGGGAGGTGTTCGAGATGGCCTACGCTTCGCTTGAAGGCGAGCTAAAGTGGTGCGCCATTCCTCCAAAGTTCCTCAAAAAAGTTGGCGATACACCTGTTCGCGTATTCATCCAAAAGCACGCGCTTAACCGGATGAACGAGCGCTTGGACTACATCCTTAATGAAATGCAGTTCTACTTTTCGGCAAAATCGGTGATAGAAACAACCAAGGTAAAGCACATAAGCGACGACAGATACCTCATCCCCGTTCTTTTCTACAACCGAAAGTTGGGCTACCTTGTAGCCCACTACGTAGACTCCATTCTGGTGGTAACCACCTTCCTATTTATAACGCAGGAGGGAACGCCGGAAGGAATGCTTCTGAACAAGCTAACCGGCTTTAAGAAGCTCGACAAGAAGTACCTTTGCATCGACAAGCTGAGCACCTTTATCAACTCCGACATCGCTTCAAAACCCGAGTTGGTTAAGCTGCTTGAGGATGCCAAGCTTGGACACCTTGTTGATCTTTACGAAGAAATCAAGTGCGTATGCCTCGATCGGGAGGCGAGCCTGCACGATCCGTCGTTCATCCTAGAGTACATCCAGAAGAAGCAGGAGGAGGAGCAGCTCAGCCTTACCGAGCAGCAGGAGATAGAACAAGCAAAAGAGGTGTCGCTTACTCCAATACCAATTCAAATGGAGGAGCAACCTATGCTGCTACCACTTGCAAGCAAGCAGGCGCAAATACCCGGACAACAGCTGGTCTAATTGTGGTTGTATCTCGTCTATCTTTGTATTGGGGAGGGTATAATGTCTATTAGAATAAGACGATCAGATACCAAATAACCTATAGACGGCAGGAAAACATTATGCTATCAGGAAACATTTCTCCGTAAACACCATGGCGTAGCTGGAGGCGTAAAGCCGACATCCCGCCAACGGGGTCAACGGGGCATACCAGGCAGGCACGAATTCTGTTCGAGCGAGCGGAGCTACCACAACGCCAATCAGGATAGTAACACTGAAAGGACTAGAAGCTAATTTGAAGTGATAATGCCCCTCCCGCGACCGAGCGAGTTAATTCGTGCCAAGACTTTTTGGTTCTTTTTGGTCTTCAAAAAGAACAGAAAAAGAATATACGTACACCTCTTGAATTAGAACATACGAGTGACCAGTGCAAAGTGATGTACATTCGATAGCATCTAAAAAGCGAAAGATCAGTTAGTCTAGTTCCACCACCCCATCGTGGTCGAAGTACCAGATGTAGCCCTTTACGTTGGGATAGCCCATCTTACGTAGCGTGTTGATGTAGCCGAAAACCTGGTAGCGGTGCTTGGGGTCTTCCACCTCGCCAAACTTAAAGTCTACCACAACGGTTTCGTTGTTGCCCATCATCACGCGGTCGGGACGGCGAACCCGGTACTCCTCGCCGGGGAGGATAATATCTCCTTCGGCTACTATGGCATGCTTTCCGCTGAACCATTCGGCAATGGTGGGGTTGGCGAGCTTGCCAAGAACCTGTTTCTTTATAGACTCCTGCTCGTCCACCACCATAAGCCCCTCCTCAACCAATGCATCAAGAGCAGAATCAACATCATCTTGGGTATTAATCAGGGAGAACAGACGGTGCATCAGCAGCCCTTTCTTTAGGTTTCCGCTCCCCTCTGCCAGCGTGGTGGAGTAGCTCTGCTTAATCTTCGAGAGCGGCTTACCGATTCGATAGGTAGTAAGCGAAAGGGTATTGCCGCGATTCTCCTTTACGGATGCTCCCGCTCCACTTCCCTTTTCGCCAAAGGTGATGATGGATGGCTCCTCGCCCTCGGCTGGCTCCACAATCGTTGCGCTGGGGATCGAAACAGCAGCGTCGAAGAGTAAGGTTCCTATGTGCTCCTTCCTATTTACCCTTAATGGGATGTACAAGTACAGTTCCTGCTCGGCACGGGTAAGCGCAACGTAGGCAAGGTTGATGTTGTCGATGTAGCTCTGCTGCTGCTCCTCGTTGGCTTCCTTGGCAAAGGCGCTCTTTTTCAACGACGAGCCGTACTCTACTGGGATTGCTTCTAGTTTATCGCCATCTATGGCAACAGGTTCGCCGTCTACCCATAGCGTTGTCTTGCGGCTACCGGTTGCCGGCTCGTAATCCCAGTTAAAAA
Encoded proteins:
- a CDS encoding amidophosphoribosyltransferase; protein product: MSGFFGSISTDDCVADVFYGTDYHSHLGTKRAGLAFLSKQKGFQRSIHSLEDGYFRNKFENDIKNFSGNSGIGVISDTEAQPILVSSHLGRFAVATVSKIVNIAELEAYFLDKHHTFSETSQGAVNATELVAMLIAEGTDFLSGIENVYNKVKGSCSMLVLTDQGLLAARDKLGRTPIIIGKKENGFGAAFETCAFSNLGYEIEKYVGPGEVVRITADGYEQLRKPNAKMQVCSFLWVYYGYPPSFYEGINVDETRYRCGAALAKNNPVEADFVAGIPDSGIGHAMGYSHATGIPLKRPYSKYTPTWPRSFMPQNQNMRDLVAKMKLIPNKSVISGKRGIFLDDSIVRGTQLKDNVVDLHDAGIKEVNMRIACPPLTYPCEFLNFSSSRSSLALATHRAVRDLENREGVDMKEYSDCNSEKYAAMVDKIREELGLTTLTFQNLDDLVEAIGLPKEKLCTHCWDGSSYFE
- a CDS encoding DUF3795 domain-containing protein, which translates into the protein MKVISICGVDCTTCGEYGKTCNGCDAIKGKVFWAPYMELDCCPIYRCCKDEKKFEHCGKCSQLPCQLYIDTRDPSYSEEKHLEGVKERVKILKAL
- a CDS encoding DUF6261 family protein; protein product: MAKFQTFLRSCLLDSLMGYAQQLDVILVSAKLSELLESNTYQTFRVTLNKMEEGYKQVRKNPYTDMLSEIVLQRSRTFRSIYHVIQSFLYSDDDAERDAAQKLLALFNKYKAEFAKSSYSGASGMVSSFIEDVKQEEYTDAVATLLLTAKLQQLIRNQTEYGEVLLKSIAKDAESNKTVFASSIRKRFMMEMRDVLLFVETRAKESPDSVWSKLNKLIAIHNTKLVKSEALRQAALKKKRESKKNKE